From Rutidosis leptorrhynchoides isolate AG116_Rl617_1_P2 chromosome 3, CSIRO_AGI_Rlap_v1, whole genome shotgun sequence, a single genomic window includes:
- the LOC139897710 gene encoding myb family transcription factor PHL8 isoform X1, with the protein MANENIQNQDLNLVLSSDAKPRLKWTPELHQRFVDAITKLGGPEKATPKSLMRVMGIHGLTLYHLKSHLQKYRLGKTQQSPACSGSMQEDAEFVDDHKSDITSIDDETPNQINESFKIAQALQIQMEVQRKLHEQIEVQRHLQLRIEAQGKYLQSVLRKAQDTLAGYNSSAIEVEVAKAELSHLVSMVDNGCPSSLSVLTELEDSTLKKDHEETPKTKSSFESSLTSSESSGRDENDHLVLSLMDMNPADRSGMSNFGSGRKRNGSTISDGNCHGKRLHKGSNKRFDLNMSICE; encoded by the exons ATGGCTAATGAGAATATTCAAAATCAAGATTTGAATTTGGTATTGTCAAGTGATGCTAAACCTAGACTCAAATGGACACCTGAACTTCACCAAAGATTCGTCGATGCGATCACTAAACTTGGAGGCCCTGAGA AAGCAACACCAAAATCTTTAATGAGAGTTATGGGCATTCATGGGCTTACTTTATATCACTTAAAGAGTCATTTGCAG AAATATAGGTTGGGAAAGACTCAACAATCACCAGCTTGTAGTGGAAGTATGCAAGAAG ATGCAGAGTTTGTTGATGATCATAAGAGTGATATCACTAGTATCGATGATGAAACTCCGAATCAGATCAATGA GAGCTTCAAAATTGCTCAGGCTTTACAGATACAAATGGAGGTACAGAGGAAACTTCATGAACAAATAGAG GTACAAAGACATTTGCAACTAAGAATTGAGGCTCAGGGGAAGTATTTGCAATCGGTGTTAAGAAAAGCACAAGACACGCTCGCAGGGTACAATTCGTCGGCTATAGAAGTTGAAGTAGCGAAAGCCGAACTTTCTCATTTAGTTTCAATGGTGGATAATGGTTGTCCAAGTTCTTTATCGGTACTTACTGAATTAGAAGATTCAACTTTAAAGAAAGATCATGAAGAAACCCCGAAAACAAAATCATCGTTCGAAAGCTCGTTGACGTCATCAGAAAGTTCTGGAAGAGACGAAAACGATCATCTAGTTTTGTCATTAATGGATATGAACCCTGCGGATAGGAGTGGAATGAGTAATTTTGGGAGTGGAAGGAAGAGAAATGGGAGTACAATTTCTGATGGTAATTGTCATGGTAAAAGATTACACAAAGGCAGTAATAAAAGGTTTGATTTGAACATGTCAATTTGTgaatga
- the LOC139897710 gene encoding myb family transcription factor PHL8 isoform X2: MANENIQNQDLNLVLSSDAKPRLKWTPELHQRFVDAITKLGGPEKATPKSLMRVMGIHGLTLYHLKSHLQKYRLGKTQQSPACSGSMQEEFVDDHKSDITSIDDETPNQINESFKIAQALQIQMEVQRKLHEQIEVQRHLQLRIEAQGKYLQSVLRKAQDTLAGYNSSAIEVEVAKAELSHLVSMVDNGCPSSLSVLTELEDSTLKKDHEETPKTKSSFESSLTSSESSGRDENDHLVLSLMDMNPADRSGMSNFGSGRKRNGSTISDGNCHGKRLHKGSNKRFDLNMSICE; the protein is encoded by the exons ATGGCTAATGAGAATATTCAAAATCAAGATTTGAATTTGGTATTGTCAAGTGATGCTAAACCTAGACTCAAATGGACACCTGAACTTCACCAAAGATTCGTCGATGCGATCACTAAACTTGGAGGCCCTGAGA AAGCAACACCAAAATCTTTAATGAGAGTTATGGGCATTCATGGGCTTACTTTATATCACTTAAAGAGTCATTTGCAG AAATATAGGTTGGGAAAGACTCAACAATCACCAGCTTGTAGTGGAAGTATGCAAGAAG AGTTTGTTGATGATCATAAGAGTGATATCACTAGTATCGATGATGAAACTCCGAATCAGATCAATGA GAGCTTCAAAATTGCTCAGGCTTTACAGATACAAATGGAGGTACAGAGGAAACTTCATGAACAAATAGAG GTACAAAGACATTTGCAACTAAGAATTGAGGCTCAGGGGAAGTATTTGCAATCGGTGTTAAGAAAAGCACAAGACACGCTCGCAGGGTACAATTCGTCGGCTATAGAAGTTGAAGTAGCGAAAGCCGAACTTTCTCATTTAGTTTCAATGGTGGATAATGGTTGTCCAAGTTCTTTATCGGTACTTACTGAATTAGAAGATTCAACTTTAAAGAAAGATCATGAAGAAACCCCGAAAACAAAATCATCGTTCGAAAGCTCGTTGACGTCATCAGAAAGTTCTGGAAGAGACGAAAACGATCATCTAGTTTTGTCATTAATGGATATGAACCCTGCGGATAGGAGTGGAATGAGTAATTTTGGGAGTGGAAGGAAGAGAAATGGGAGTACAATTTCTGATGGTAATTGTCATGGTAAAAGATTACACAAAGGCAGTAATAAAAGGTTTGATTTGAACATGTCAATTTGTgaatga